Genomic segment of Paenalkalicoccus suaedae:
ATGTTTGATGGATGCTCTTTTCAACGTCCTGCTTACGAACTTTTCCGTTGGCACCTGTTCCTTCTACTGTTTGTAAATCGAGGTCAGATGCATTAGCAATTTTAGCTGCGAGCGGTGTTGCTTTCACAGAAGTTGGTTCAAATGAGGCTTCGCCTTCTTCTTTTTTCGATGAAGTAACCGCATGGCCAGTACTTGGAGCCTGCTCTACATCCGCTTCCTGAATACGTCCATTCGGTCCGCTTCCTTCTATTAAAAAGAGATTAAGCTCTCGCTCTCTCGCAACACGACGTGCTGCTGGTGTAGCACGAACATGCCCATGTTCATTTACATCCGCTTTGTCGACGTTGTTGATGTCCTGTTTCTCTGCCGGTGCTTCATCGTCTTCCTCGTGTAGATCTTCCTCGTGCGTTGCGTTAGCACCTTCATTTGAATGAGTTTCGCCTTGAGTCGGTATCGCTTCACCCGGTTCTCCAATATAGCCAACCACTCCGTTTACAGGAATGGTGTCATCTGGCTCGGCGAGCTGTTTTAACAGGACGCCTTCTTCGTAAGCTTCTACTTCAATGTTAATTTTGTCTGTCATAATTTCAAATAGTGGATCGCCAATCTCGATTTCTTCGCCTTCCTCCACGAACCATTGGAGAAAGGTGCCCTCCTCCATCGTACTGCTCAGCTTTGGCATGAATATTTCTTTAGGCATGCAACTCTCTCCCCTTTTTGAAGGAAGCAGGTAGCGTATGTTTGACCGCTTCCACAATCGATTCCACAGATGGTACCGTTGCTTTTTCAAGCGTTGGATTATAAGGAATTGGAACCGCCTCCGCACCGAGTCTTCTAATCGGTGCATCTAAGAAGTCGAAGGCGTCACTCTCAGCAATCGTTGCGGCAATCTCTCCTCCGAAGCCGCCGCGCTTTACTGCTTCATGCGCGATGACGACTCGACCTGTTTTCTTTACAGAGTCAATAATCGTTTCTGTATCTAATGGGACAAGCGTCCGTGGATCAATAACCTCCACTTCAATGCCGTCTGCCGCTAATTTTTCAGCCGCTTCTAAGGCGCGATGCACCATGATTGCCGTCGCAACAATCGTGACGTCTTTCCCTTCTCGCTTCACATCTGCCTTGCCTAACGGAATCGAATATGGCTCCTCTGGCACATGTTCAGACGTTTTATATAAAAGCTTATGCTCGTAAAAAATGACTGGGTTTGGATCATCAATCGCCGCTTTTAATAATCCTTTCGCGTCCGCTGCAGATGATGGTTGCACTACCTTCAAGCCTGGAACATGCGCCATCCACGCCTCTAAGCTTTGTGAGTGTTGGGCAGCGGCTCCCGTACCAGATCCACTCGGCGTGCGGACAACTAACGGAACAGACCCTTTCCCGCCATACATATAGCGAATTTTTGCAGCTTGGTTCACTAAGTTATCCATCGCAATTGTAATAAAATCGGAGAACTGTAGCTCTAAAATTGGTCGCATTCCTGTTAACGCCGCACCAACGGCCGTCCCGGAAATCGCCGCCTCAGAGATCGGTGTATTGCGAATTCGTTCTGGACCAAACTCTTCGATCATGCCACGACTAACGCCAAATGCACCTCCATACACACCAATGTCCTCTCCAAGCATAAAGACATCCTCGTTCGCTCGCATTTCCTGACTAATTGCTTCTCTGACAGCTTCTAAATAGGTGATTTCTCTCATCCGTCATATCCTCCTTACGCGTCGGCGTACACGTCTTCAAGTAATGTATCAAGCCCTGGCTCCGGACTTTCCGTTGCAAAATCAACTGCACCCTCTACTTCTTGCTTCGCTTCTTGACGAACCTTGTCTAACTCTTCCTCCGTCGCCACCCCATGTTCAACCAGCGCCTCTTTCATCGCTTTAATCGGATCTCGATTACGCCACTCCTTCTCTTCTTCTCTCGTGCGATATTTTTTCGCATCGCTCTTCGAGTGACCCTTCCAGCGATACGTTTTACATTCAATTAAACTCGGACCGCCACCCTCTCTTGCTAAATCCACAGCCTCTTTCACATCCGTCATGACAGAAAAGATGTCGTTACCGTCCGTTACTTTGCCTGGGATTCCGTAGCTCTCTGCACGCGTTGCCACATGCTCCACGTTCATCATATCCTTCACAGAACCCGACATACCGTACTGGTTATTTTCACAAATAAAGACGACAGGTAGCTTCCATACAGATGCTAAGTTAAGAGCCTCGTGGAAGCTCCCTTCATTAGTAGCCCCATCTCCAAAGAAGCAAAGCACCACGTAGCCCTCTTGCTTCATTTGAGAAGTAAGTGCCGCGCCAGTTGCAATGGCGAAGCCTCCACCAACAATGCCATTAGCTCCTAAGTTTCCTTTATCTAGATCGGCGATATGCATCGATCCTCCCTTGCCTTTGCAATATCCTGTCGTTCGACCAAACAACTCTGCCATCATTCGATCTACTTCGGCACCCTTTGCAATACAGTGACCGTGACCTCTGTGCGTGCTCGTGATTTTATCCTTTTCTTCTAATACTGCGCACGCGCCGACTGCGGATGCTTCTTGTCCTACTGCTAAATGAGTCGTTCCGTGAATGAGTCCTTTTGCAAAAAACTCATCTACCTTTTCGTCAAAAAAACGTACGAGCCACATTTGCTTGTAATACGTTTTATATGCCTCTTTAGAAATGAAATCAGGAAGTGCTTGCCTCATGATCGTGCCCCCTTATCAAATGTTCTTTATTGTTACATTTGTAATTATCGTAGTGCGTGTGAGATGATATGTCAAGTTAGAATTTTCAGAAAAATACTATTGACAAGTCAATGAAAGCGTTTTATATTGACAATAGTAACACATTCGAACATTTGTAAATTATTTCGCGAAGGGGGCGACGTCGTGATTGCATGGGGATGGTTCTTCATCATCTTTGCAGGAATTTGGGTACTGCAGTTTTTCATGGCTCACTATCAAATGAAAAACTATCAGCTAACGATGAGGGAGCTTAGTACACGTGATTCTGGCTACTTAGGTGTTGGTGTCCAAAAAAGAAGATTCGGTAAGGGAATTGTCACAATCGTTGTGAGTGACGTAGATGGCACGATCGTCGAAGCAAGAAAGATGGAAGGTGTTACTGTGTTCTCTAGATTTAAGGCTTATCAAGACATTGTCGGAAAAAACATCCATGAGGTCAAAGGTTCCATTAACGATGCGCAGACGCTATCGTCAGTGGAAATGGCCGTGCAGAAGATTAACGAGCAAAAGATTTAATTAACTGAAAAAGGAAGGTGAAGGAGCATGGATTTCGTTGTAAATCTCGCAGAAGGATTCATTGGTATGTTTCAGCAGGGTGGAGAAACGTTTGTTGGTCTTGTAACTGGGATCATTCCTCTACTCATCACACTTATCACAGCCGTAAACGCCTTTATTAAATTTGTCGGAGAAGAACGAATCACGCGCTTTGCGCAAAAATTGACGAAATATTTCTTCTTACGCTACACGCTTTTTCCTATTCTCGCCGTTTTCTTTTTAACAAACCCGATGGCGTACACCTTCGGACGCTTCCTACCTGAGAAGCAAAAGCCCGCTTTTTATGACTCTGCCGTATCATTTGTACACCCGATTACAGGACTCTTTCCACACGCAAACCCTGCCGAGCTTTTCGTCTTCACGGGTATTGCCGCTGGACTGACTACGCTTGGCCTGTCACTTGGACCACTAGCTGTTATGTATTTCTTAACTGGTATTATCGTTATCTTAATTCGTGGTGTTGTAACGGAGCTAATTACTGTCAGTATGATGAAGCGTCAAGGCATGCTCGATGACTCAGAAAAGAAGCTAGGATAAGGGGGGACTAATCATGACAAACTTTCGTGCTGTAAAAATTACTAAAGGCTCTGGTGGCTGGGGCGGACCGCTTACGATCCTCCCTAATGAGAAGAAAAAATACGTTGTTTCTGTAACTGGAGGTGGAATTCATCCTGTCGCGCAAGACCTTGCAGATAAAACTGGCGCTACTGCAATCGATGGGTTCACGGATAGCGTGCCTTATGACGAAATGGCTGCGGCTGTTATTGACTGTGGCGGTACCGCTCGCTGTGGCATTTATCCAAAGCATGATGTCATGACGATCAATCTTCACGGCACAAGCCCAGCAGGTCCACTCGCTCAGTTTATTAAGGAGACAAACTTTGTATCTGGTGTCCGTGAGAAGGATATTAACTCTGTTGATGCGTCTGAGGCGGCTGCTGATCCGTCGATCACTCAAGCTGCAAGTGGTAAGACCGCAACTGAAATTAAAAACGAAGCACGTCAAAAAGCATCGACGATGTATAAAGAGCCACGTAAGGCCGGCTTCATTGAGCGCTTCGGTCGTGGCATGGGTAACGTCGTTAGCGTCTTTTACCAAGCCGGTCGTGAAACAATTGAGACCGTTATTAAAAACATCCTTCCTTTCATGGCATTCGTATCGATGCTGATCGGGATTATTCTCTACACAGGTATTGGAGACTTTATCGCAAACGTCGTAACGCCACTCGCAGGAAATATCGTTGGTCTTTTAATCTTATCTGTTATCATCTCGCTCCCAATTCTCTCCCCACTACTTGGACCTGGTGCCGTTATTGCACAGGTTGTAGGGGTACTTGTCGGGGTGGAAATTGGACGTGGAAATATTCCGCCAGAACTCGCATTACCAGCACTTTTTGCGATCAACCCACAAGTTGGAGCAGACTTTGTGCCAGTAGGCTTAACACTTGGTGAAGCGAAGCCAGAGACGATTCAAGTCGGTGTGCCTGCCGTCCTCTTCTCCCGTGTTATCACTGGTCCAATCGCCGTTGTGATTGCCTACTTCTTAAGCTTTTTTATCTATCAATAAGCACTTCCCGCGGGGTGGCCCTCTGCTACCCTGCGGAAAAATAGATTTTTAAAGGAGTTTCTCATGATGACAAAACTACATTCAACCGTTACAAGCATTGGAGCCGAGTGCGAGCTCTTTTTACAGGAAAAAATGATGATCCTCTTCCACGAGGATGTACCAAAAGAATTAAAGGAGATCGCCGTCGTTCATAATAATCGCGACATAAAGGATGATGTTGCCGCTGGGGACTTCCTTGTTATTGGCGACGAACGCTATGAAATTCTATTTGTTGGTTCGAAAGCAAACGAGACGCTTCGTGAATTAGGTCACGCGACATTTTTCTTCAACGGAGAATCAAGCTCTGATCTACCAGGAAATATTTGTTTAGAAGATAAAGCATTTGCGCTACCAAAAGAGAATGAAGAAATTAAAATTATTGCAGTTTAGAAGGGACGTTTTCGTATGCTAGGAATGAATCGCAGACTACAAAAATTAGAGGAATCGGGTAAGCCAATTCAGGTGGCCCTCATTGGTGCAGGTCAAATGGGAAAAGGAATGATGTCGCAAATTGAGGGGATGAAAGGCATGAAGGTCTCTCTCACAGCAGACATCAATCTGCAAAATGTCCATGATGGCTACCATAAGGCTGGTGTCGCGGCAGACTCGATTAAAGAAGCAAGCGAAGCAACGGAGGCCAATGACATCATTACGTCTGGCGGCTACGTCGCCACGTCTCATGCATCCCTCGCTTACGAAACAGATGCCATCGACGTTGTCGTAGATGCAACAGGCGTACCAAATTTAGGCGCCGAGCTCGCTTGGAATACGATCCAACACGGCAAGCACATCGTCATGCTTAACGTGGAGGCTGATATTACAGTTGGCGCTATTTTATATAAAGAAGCACTTGATAAAGGCGTGGTTTATACGGGCTCTGCCGGTGATGAACCAGGTGCTGTCATGGAGCTATACGACTTTGCAGATGCGCTTGGCTTTGATGTTGTCGCACTTGGTAAAGGCAAAAACAACCCATTAAACTTAGAGTCCAACCCAGATATCGCCCGCGACGAAGCGATTCGCAAAGGCGCAAATCCAAAAATGCTTGCCTCCTTCCAAGATGGTACTAAAACAATGGTGGAAATGAATGCTGTCGCAAACGCAACTGGCTACGTGCCAGACCAGCCTGGGATGCATGGACATGTCGGCACGGTGAAGGACCTCCCTTCTATTTTCCGTAAAGTAGAGGATGGAGGAAAGATCTCGAAGCACGGCATCGTTGATTACGTGAACGGCGTTGCGCCAGGTGTATTTGCGATCGTGACATCCGACAAGCCAGAAGTAAAGCACGAGCTGACATACTTGAGCATGGGTGAAGGACCTCACTACGTCCTCTATCGTCCATATCATTTAACGAGTCTCGAGACTCCACTATCTGTCGCAAAGGCGTTTATTGATCGAGAGCCAACTATCGCCCCTTACGCTGGCTTAATTGGCGAAACGGTGACAGTCGCAAAGCGCGACTTGAAGGCTGGAGAATATCTCGACGGTATCGGGGAATTCACAGTGTATGGGAAGCTCTATGAGTATGAAGAGGCGAAGTCGATGAATGCGTTACCGATTGGGCTTGTGCATCGCGCTGTGCGTATGAAGAATGATGTTGCAAAAGGTTCTGTGATTACGTATGCGGATGTGGAGGCGGAGAAGGATACGTTTATTTGGGATTTGCGTGCGAAGCAGGATGAGATGTTTTAGCATCTTGAGCTCTTCGAGCTAAGATGACTAAGTGCTAACTAGCTAAGTGCAGCCCTTCGGGCTAGAGGACTAAGAGCCATCTAGTTTCGTTCAAGTGCTTCAGCTCTTCGAGCTTCAATTGCTTAAGTGCCTAACAGTTTAAATCTGCACTCCGAGCTGTCAGCCCTCCAGACACTCTACGACATCCATAGGGCCGGTCTTTGAGCTTCCTCGTCGGCATGGTGCGGCTGTCGCCTTACCATAAACGCCTCCTGTGGGATCTCAAAAACCTCTTCTCCCTATGGATTGTCTCCGAGTGTCTTCTGGGTCTGCCAGCTCTGCGTTTGATTTAAAAAGTGCATAAGTAAAGAGCCTTCCTTGGTTGGAAGGCTCTTTGTTGTGAGGCTTTATGGTTCAGATGAGTGCCACTGTGAAAATCAGATTTTTATGCCTAATAGATAATAAATCAATCACTAGTACTTATAAACTCAGTTGCATTTATAAAAAGCTAGGCAACGATCTTTCGCCTAGTAATGAAACTAAAGGGACAGGGTTCGAAAGATTTAGAACAGTTACCTTCGATTCTTCGGAGCGTCTGACGGCGACTCAGGCAGGAGCACTTAGCGTTTCCGAGAATCCTTTCACACGGCCGCTGGCCGTGTGAAATAGTCGAGGTAGCCCTGCCGAACGCGTCCGTCAGTAAGCGCAGGAAAATCGAAGATTCGACCCTTAACTTATTTGAAAATGTTAACCGTACGCGGAGCTTCAAATTGCACAACAGCTCCTAGCTCTTCACTGACAAACCTGATCGGCACAAAGGTGACTCCGTTAACGATAACTGGCGCTTGGCGGAGCGTTTTTTGTGTGCCGTTTACTCGTCCGTAAATGGAGCCTTCCGTTAATCGGATAGTGTCTTCACCAAGCTCGATCGTGATCGAGCGGTCTGCCTGCTTCCACGTCACGTTGGCGCCAAAGGATTCGCTTATAAATCGCAGAGGGACAAGCGTGCTTCCATTACGGACAAAGGGCTTCTGTAGGAGCTGTGATGTGGTTTTCCCCGTATAAGCCCTATCGGATCCTACATACAGCACGAGCTGGTCATCGCGGAAGGTTGCTCTGTCCTGGCCTCGCGTGATGGTTGCTCGCTCGCGGCCGGCGACGCGACCTTGGCTGTCGAAGACGATTGCTTCGAGTGTGTTGGCGCCGTCTCGTAGGTGACCTCTGCGGATGTCGATGTTGTAAGGATAAGTGGTTGTGCTACTGAGATCGCCGCCGTTGAGTCGATACGCGACGCGGCTGACGTATGGGTCATAGGTTTTGGCGTGCGTCGAGACGGTGATGGTGTCATGGACGATTGTGCCGTCGAGTGCGCTTACGAATGGGCTTGCTGTCTCTTCCTTCGCGTGGGGGCCGTTCACGACATCTGTGAGAAAATACTCGTCGGCGATCACGCGTCTATATGTGTTAATGATTGCCTGGTTAACTGTAAGGCTGTAGTTGTTCAGGCGGCGTTCGTTTGGTACATTTCTAGCAGAAAAGGTATCGACGCTAAACCAGTTAACAGCTTTGACGTTTGGATAGCGTAGCTTGAGTCCTTGGTAAAAGCTTTTAAGACGCATCTGTCCGAAGCGCGTCATGTCTTGATTGCCGACACTTGTGTGGTGGCTTGCTGCGAACTCTGCGATCATCATCGGCTTGCGGTGTGCGTACGTGTCATAAATGATGTCGATGCGGTCTAATGGATCGCGTCTGATTGCTGGTTGATTGGCGTTACCGTTTAGGTACGGCGTTGAATAAACGTTAATGCCGACCCAGTCTACTGCTGCATCTCCTGGATAATACTCATGCATAGAGTGTGCTGGCGATGCGCTCGGTGACCAGACCATCGCAACGTTTGGTGCTTCCTCTGACATGACGCGTGAAACGAGTCGGAAGCTGTTAATATATTGTTGCGGATTACCGTGCCATGGCACCCACGATCCATTGAATTCAGAGGCGAATCGAAGGAAAACTGGTACTTCGGCTGCTTTCGCATCGCGTGCGAATTGGCGGAGGTAGGCGTCGTCTTTGACTGCGTTTAGTCCTTGCAGTGGCTCAAGCGCAATTTGTATAGCTCCTCCCTGCGCTTTAACACGCTCCGCGAACTGTTTTGGAAAGCCGTCGCCATAGCGATGATAGTCAAAGTACATGGAGTGTTGCTTATTCATCATGTAGTTGAAGTCATTATAATGCGTTCCTTGTACGTTGCGGATTTGATCAGCTTCAATATAAGCGCCGAAGTACATGCCGCTTGAAGGTTCGTAGAGTGCGCTGCCGCTTGTTGCTTGCCCGGTTTCTGTAACGTAAAGGCCGATCTCGGTGTTGAGTTCGTCAGCGAGGTTTTTGACGGCGTTGTATGTGTTGATGTCGCCCATGCGTTGGAATACGTCGGCAGACTTGTAGTAAGCGTCGGCTGCCTTTTGATAGTTCCCAAGTCCCTCATGAGCTTGGCCTAGTGAACGATATGTGCTGGCGTGCTGATCGATGCGCAGTGCGCGCTCGAAGTGAGTCACAGCCTGTGAATATTGCCCTGCTTTCAGTGCATTGTTTCCTTGCGAAACGTGTGGCCATGATGATGCTTCAGCGGTCTGTGGTAGTGTTAAAATTGGTAAAACGAGTAGTAGTGCGAGAAAAATAATGATGCGACGCTTCATTCTATGTACCTCCTTCGAAATATCTATTTTCAGTATACAGGAAATGGGTATTGGGGGTGGTGATTTTTTTGGGTGGGTGCTGGCTATTTTTGTGATATTGGCGGGTGTGTTTGGTAATTTGAATTCTGTGTTTAGTTTCTCGTCGTTTTGCGAGTTTCGTGTTTGGTAACTCGGATTCTGTGTTTGGTTTCTCGAGGATGAGCTCAAATCTATGTCTCTAGCATTCAATAAGTCATCTGCAAACTTTAAAAATAGCGGGACGAAAATTCGTCCCGCTCATTAACAAACTACTTAATTATTGTAATCAATCGTTGCACTAACTTCGCCTTCTACTTCTTCGTAGATAACTTCGTCGTTTTCAATTGGTGTTGCTTCGGTGCCTTCGTTGTTATGGTAGTCTTCGTAACTAACCATGTTGAACGTAAAGGTTTGGTCAGGAGGTAAAACAACGTCGATATCAGGGAAATTAATATCAAGTGTTACCTCGCCAGTGTATCCATGTTGTAAAAAGCCTGTCCATAAATAACCCATATAGCCTAAGCTTCGCTTAAAAGTATTACTTTCATTTTCTGATGAAATTGTTATTTCTACGTCCGCATAATACCGTTCATTTTCTAAATCAAAACTTATGTCATCAAGATGATTATTAAAAGAATCTACAACTCGAAGATTTAGAATTTCTGCTAGATTAGTTCCTGGAATAATATCCATACCCTCTTCATATAGGTCTGAATAATTTAATTCAAATGCTGTATCCATTAATATTGCTTTTAAACCATCATTGATGGCTGGAGTCATATTAACATAATATGTTTCATTTCTAGAAGGATGCTTGGCTTGTAGAGATACAGTACGAATTATTGCATCTTCATCTATTAAAAGGGCTTGCGAATCCTCAAAATTGTTGTGAAAATTAATAAATGAAGTATAGAAATAATCTATACCATATCTAGTATAGTCTAAGAAAGCATAATTTAGGCTCCAACTTAGTCCATCTGCAATGGTTGATTTATCAAAACGGATGTCAACGTCTTTTAAATTCTCTGGATTTACAATGAATTGAGTAAATTCATCATTAATCAGTTGGTTCCTATTATGGGAGAGGAACCATTTATCTTCAATACGACCTTCAATATTAGAAAAATACGAGCCATGAGGAATATATAAAGGTTGATCTGATGTTACTCCCACTGAGAAGTTGAAAGGAGTTCCGCCTGAACGTGTGTAACTTTTCCCTAAACTTACATAGTATTCTGTAAAATCTTCTGTAACATCAAATGTAACTTGAGAGTAATCATTGCCTTCTCTAGTTAATTCGATATCAACACCATTTTTAAACTCTTCGACAGTAAATGTACCGTCATATATAGTCGAAGAAGTATTGGTGAAATAATAAATAGTATGAACATCATCTAAATAAGCTAATCTGTTATGGCTTATTTCATGCCCATCAAATGAAGCATTTTCCCAAAAACCATATTCTAAAAATTCTCCTTCTTCATCTAAATATACGAAAGTCGTTCCATAATAGCGGACTTCCTCTTCATCTAGTAACTTTAAAGTCACTCGGCCCTCAGTCCACTCATCTTCCTTCGGCTCCCACCATAATGGATTATAAGCTTTAAGGAATTCTTCGCGTGCTTGTGTTAGCTCATTTTTTAATTCCTCGATACGCTCAGCAGACATTTCAGCGGCATCAACTTCTTCTCTTGCATCTTCTACGAGTTTTTTGAAGTAGTCATATGCATTTTCCTCGAACTGTCCCGGATTATTACCACGTGTTGAACGGTTGAGTAGCCTCTCTTGTTCACGGACATGCGAGCGAATGTCGCGGAATGAGTCATCTAAAAATACTCTACCATTACTAAAATCACGAATACCTTTTAAGACAATATCAGTTTCCGTATCAACCTCGATTTGAGATAAAGTTTCTAAGTCTAACTCGTTTGCTTTATTCACCACTTCAGCAAAAACATTATAAACCTCAACTGGATACTTTCCATTCGTATTCCCTTGATTCTTTAAATTATTAGTTAAATGTACTCCGGCAACTCTTAAGTAGTGGTTAAAAGCAACTTTGTCCACAACACTATTAAAGCTTAACCCTGTGCTTGAAGACGAAATACTCATTGTTTCTATCTCTTCATCTACATTTATGATAGAAGATACTGTCGGAGCATCCTCACCTTCACGGTAGTTTGCATTAGTAATTAATTCTTCTTCATCAATAAATACCTTAACTTCACTAACCCTAGCCATAAATGTATTAATATTTTTTGTTACATAAACTTCACTAGGTGCCTCTATAACTACTTCTTTCGCCTGTGCATCCATATATAGAGTAGCTTCAGACGTATGGCGAACAAGACCTGTTAATAATCCATCACCTGTGAATTTAATATCGTCTTCAGCGTCAATAATTACTTCTCCATTCAAATCTGTTCCAGCCTCAAGGTTAACACTATTGTCTCCCCCGCCACTAAACGTGTGCACACTCGTAGAAGTATCTTGAACAGCATTTAGCGTAATGTTAGTAACGTTAGCACCAACAGTAATGTCTCCTACCTCACTATCTGTGATGTTTGCATTGTTCCCTTCAACTTCTAAATCATAGTAAACTTCTGCATTAGTCAACGAGACATCATTTCCTGTAATCATTACCGAGTTAGCATGAACATTACTAATGTCAGAATTACCTTTGATTGAGATGCTTGTAAATGAACTTCCGCCAAAATCAACATTCACATCTTCAGCAACTTCTACATTTGTGTATGATCGAGCCGGTTCACCTTCGTAATCAAAACTAGCTGACACAAAAATCGTAGATAGCGCGTCGTTAGCTAAAGCTGTGCCAAAACCTTCAGCGTTCGATACTGTAGCAGCTGTTCCACCTTCAGAAAGCTCAATGCCTTCTTGTACAACACTAACAGTCTGCGTTACTGGTTGATCAAATCCTTCTACAAAACCTTCAAAAACCTCAATCCCTGGTTCGTCAAATCTAATAGATCTATTTCTCCAGTTTATTGAAACTGACTCACTAGTTTCATCAGACAGTTGAGCAATAGCCGTTTCTGGGAATTCATGTGTTTCTCCAACATTGACTTCAACGGTTGCATTTTCTCCAAGACTAACGCTCACAATCGTTGGCTCAGAAACTTCTTCCTCTTCTTCTTCTGGATCTTCCGGCGTCACTATGGGCCCTGGTCCAACAGGTCCAGGACTCCACCCATCCCCTGGTGGTGCTGGCGTTACTTCTTCTTCTTCCTCTTCCTCATCTACTTGCTCGTCGTCATTTTCTTCCTCGTTGCCCGGTAGCTCATCCTCTGGATCTTCTTCGTCTTCGATAGGCTCTTCAGCTTCGATTTCTTCGACTGTCTCGATTGAGCGAGTTAGCATGAGTGAGAATGCGAGTCGTGTTAGTTCATCTGATGCTCCGAAGCGGTATCCGTCGCCGTGCGGCATTCCAAGAAGTACGCCCCATGATTGTAGGATTTTCACTGCTTCAATGTGAGAAACATGAATCGTATCTTCATCGACAAATTCAGTTGTTTCTCCGTTTAGTTCTAGAT
This window contains:
- the srlE gene encoding PTS glucitol/sorbitol transporter subunit IIB — translated: MTNFRAVKITKGSGGWGGPLTILPNEKKKYVVSVTGGGIHPVAQDLADKTGATAIDGFTDSVPYDEMAAAVIDCGGTARCGIYPKHDVMTINLHGTSPAGPLAQFIKETNFVSGVREKDINSVDASEAAADPSITQAASGKTATEIKNEARQKASTMYKEPRKAGFIERFGRGMGNVVSVFYQAGRETIETVIKNILPFMAFVSMLIGIILYTGIGDFIANVVTPLAGNIVGLLILSVIISLPILSPLLGPGAVIAQVVGVLVGVEIGRGNIPPELALPALFAINPQVGADFVPVGLTLGEAKPETIQVGVPAVLFSRVITGPIAVVIAYFLSFFIYQ
- a CDS encoding transcriptional regulator GutM, with the translated sequence MIAWGWFFIIFAGIWVLQFFMAHYQMKNYQLTMRELSTRDSGYLGVGVQKRRFGKGIVTIVVSDVDGTIVEARKMEGVTVFSRFKAYQDIVGKNIHEVKGSINDAQTLSSVEMAVQKINEQKI
- a CDS encoding NAD(P)H-dependent oxidoreductase, producing the protein MLGMNRRLQKLEESGKPIQVALIGAGQMGKGMMSQIEGMKGMKVSLTADINLQNVHDGYHKAGVAADSIKEASEATEANDIITSGGYVATSHASLAYETDAIDVVVDATGVPNLGAELAWNTIQHGKHIVMLNVEADITVGAILYKEALDKGVVYTGSAGDEPGAVMELYDFADALGFDVVALGKGKNNPLNLESNPDIARDEAIRKGANPKMLASFQDGTKTMVEMNAVANATGYVPDQPGMHGHVGTVKDLPSIFRKVEDGGKISKHGIVDYVNGVAPGVFAIVTSDKPEVKHELTYLSMGEGPHYVLYRPYHLTSLETPLSVAKAFIDREPTIAPYAGLIGETVTVAKRDLKAGEYLDGIGEFTVYGKLYEYEEAKSMNALPIGLVHRAVRMKNDVAKGSVITYADVEAEKDTFIWDLRAKQDEMF
- a CDS encoding thiamine pyrophosphate-dependent dehydrogenase E1 component subunit alpha — its product is MRQALPDFISKEAYKTYYKQMWLVRFFDEKVDEFFAKGLIHGTTHLAVGQEASAVGACAVLEEKDKITSTHRGHGHCIAKGAEVDRMMAELFGRTTGYCKGKGGSMHIADLDKGNLGANGIVGGGFAIATGAALTSQMKQEGYVVLCFFGDGATNEGSFHEALNLASVWKLPVVFICENNQYGMSGSVKDMMNVEHVATRAESYGIPGKVTDGNDIFSVMTDVKEAVDLAREGGGPSLIECKTYRWKGHSKSDAKKYRTREEEKEWRNRDPIKAMKEALVEHGVATEEELDKVRQEAKQEVEGAVDFATESPEPGLDTLLEDVYADA
- the srlA gene encoding PTS glucitol/sorbitol transporter subunit IIC, which translates into the protein MDFVVNLAEGFIGMFQQGGETFVGLVTGIIPLLITLITAVNAFIKFVGEERITRFAQKLTKYFFLRYTLFPILAVFFLTNPMAYTFGRFLPEKQKPAFYDSAVSFVHPITGLFPHANPAELFVFTGIAAGLTTLGLSLGPLAVMYFLTGIIVILIRGVVTELITVSMMKRQGMLDDSEKKLG
- a CDS encoding stalk domain-containing protein, translating into MKRRIIIFLALLLVLPILTLPQTAEASSWPHVSQGNNALKAGQYSQAVTHFERALRIDQHASTYRSLGQAHEGLGNYQKAADAYYKSADVFQRMGDINTYNAVKNLADELNTEIGLYVTETGQATSGSALYEPSSGMYFGAYIEADQIRNVQGTHYNDFNYMMNKQHSMYFDYHRYGDGFPKQFAERVKAQGGAIQIALEPLQGLNAVKDDAYLRQFARDAKAAEVPVFLRFASEFNGSWVPWHGNPQQYINSFRLVSRVMSEEAPNVAMVWSPSASPAHSMHEYYPGDAAVDWVGINVYSTPYLNGNANQPAIRRDPLDRIDIIYDTYAHRKPMMIAEFAASHHTSVGNQDMTRFGQMRLKSFYQGLKLRYPNVKAVNWFSVDTFSARNVPNERRLNNYSLTVNQAIINTYRRVIADEYFLTDVVNGPHAKEETASPFVSALDGTIVHDTITVSTHAKTYDPYVSRVAYRLNGGDLSSTTTYPYNIDIRRGHLRDGANTLEAIVFDSQGRVAGRERATITRGQDRATFRDDQLVLYVGSDRAYTGKTTSQLLQKPFVRNGSTLVPLRFISESFGANVTWKQADRSITIELGEDTIRLTEGSIYGRVNGTQKTLRQAPVIVNGVTFVPIRFVSEELGAVVQFEAPRTVNIFK
- a CDS encoding alpha-ketoacid dehydrogenase subunit beta — translated: MREITYLEAVREAISQEMRANEDVFMLGEDIGVYGGAFGVSRGMIEEFGPERIRNTPISEAAISGTAVGAALTGMRPILELQFSDFITIAMDNLVNQAAKIRYMYGGKGSVPLVVRTPSGSGTGAAAQHSQSLEAWMAHVPGLKVVQPSSAADAKGLLKAAIDDPNPVIFYEHKLLYKTSEHVPEEPYSIPLGKADVKREGKDVTIVATAIMVHRALEAAEKLAADGIEVEVIDPRTLVPLDTETIIDSVKKTGRVVIAHEAVKRGGFGGEIAATIAESDAFDFLDAPIRRLGAEAVPIPYNPTLEKATVPSVESIVEAVKHTLPASFKKGRELHA
- a CDS encoding PTS glucitol/sorbitol transporter subunit IIA is translated as MMTKLHSTVTSIGAECELFLQEKMMILFHEDVPKELKEIAVVHNNRDIKDDVAAGDFLVIGDERYEILFVGSKANETLRELGHATFFFNGESSSDLPGNICLEDKAFALPKENEEIKIIAV